From Girardinichthys multiradiatus isolate DD_20200921_A chromosome 13, DD_fGirMul_XY1, whole genome shotgun sequence:
tcatgttccttttagagagaacagagcaggcTTTCTGATAACAAATGTCAGAGATTTTAACATCTGATATAacagactggagtttgagctgCACTTAGGCTTTCCCATGTGTCACCAGGTTAACTTCTCTGCAGCAGGCAACAATATTGTGTATGCAGTAATAGACAGTTTTAGAAACGGCCTTGTATATGCTTTTATGAATTAACTTGAGTCTGACACCTGAGAAGAcactttgcattttaatttcctcatgtCATTCAGTTTGAAGGCTGCTGTCTGCATATCTCGCCTTTAATAGGTCCGTGGTGGTGAGGAATCTATGCCTGCAGTTACTGATAAGCATAGGGGCAACTGGGgctcctactgagccacagttgagAGAGAAGAGTAGTCTTGCGATacaaaagttgtgggtttgatacCAACTTCCTCATGtaacatgttgatgtgcccctgggcaaggtacTTAGCCCCATATGCCTACTGATTGGTGTATCGATGTATAAATGTGTGAGAGCTTGTGAGTGTGACTGTTTACTGTGAATATGGCTGTAGTGTGAAGCACTTTGAGTCATCATTATGACTAGaaaacgctatataaattcattcAATTTATAATCGTGATTTTAACTGGATAATTTGGGACTTTtaaagtgaggttctgttaaaacGTTGTGAACAGTTATCATCTTACCCACAGTTAATAACTCTCTTTTGTgttcatttagtataaatccaaaagaggtttaCTGCAGGctgaagctaacagctagtATGAGACAGGCCATTAGCAAAACAAGCTTCTACCatcttaaaacaattttaatctaAAAATAGCATTGCAGTTTATGCAAACACCAAATCATAATCACATTTTCATCGTGCAGTTAATCATATGCTTCTGTAGATTTCCATTTAATTGTTCGCAAAAAGTATGTCTGCACAAACTACCATGACAATCTTAAGATAAAAGTTATGAGACAGTAGATGTTCACTTTAATCTTGGTCACTCTTAGACTGGTGATTAGCTTCAGCCTCTAGAACCAGCTGATCTAGATTTAAACTAAATGAAGATGCCAAAAACAGCTATGActaacaaatttgtttttagtGTATCTCTTTTCTCCATATAGATTTTGAAAACTTTGGTTAAATATTGCATATTTATCATGTCTGGTTTTACCCCACCGTTTGATtatctgttctttgtttttaattttcactgCAAAATAATGGAAAGGATTTTTAAATGTGACACAGTATTGCTGCATGAATCCAACCATATACTCTATTGTCTAACCTTGACATTAATAAATATACAACTGAAAACAAGTTAAGCACAGTCTGAAAGCAAACCCCCATGACTTACCTAGGGGTCTTTACACTTTCCCAATTGGAATGATGATGGTGTTTCCTATTAACACTGGCGTTGTTTCAGTGTTCCCAGTATGTCATTACAAAACATTCAGTGCCAACATGCAATGCATTGTTAAACAGGTTTTGCActgcatttctgtttttcttataTAATTAGCAAATAACCCCCTCTTGTTATTCTAGAGGAACAGGTGCCAGAGGGTAAAAACTAAACTGATAGGAGGCAGTATAAGAAGAAGCAGGACTTATGACAGACTGCTAACtccaaaacactttttactgcGAAGGATGTGTGCTCAGTTAACTTTATAActtcatcttttaacttgaaGGCGGATAATTGAATTATCTGTAGTGTAGTAAAGCAGATCTAGTGACGATGAAACTGCATGACGTTAGGGATTCAGTGTAACACTAGATCAGGCTCCATACGTCTTCATATTTGCTCCTTCTCAAGCATATAAGGTGATAAAATggaatgaaaacaaaagcacaatgtaaatgtgagtgtgagtgtgttgCAGCAAGTAAATTTGAGTGTGTTTGTAGGCTCAGCTTCTTTTCAGGTTTGTTTCTCTTGTTGCATCAGTCCTATTGGCTATGGTCTATATTTAGGAAGAGGTTTTAGCCAAACAGTGTGGGAGAGGATTCTGAGAGATGTCAACCTGGAAAGAGGTCAACATGGTGACAAAGATGAGCTGTGAGAAGGAACAGAAGAGCCAAATGAGCAACAAGTGTAATGAAGACTTGTGAAGGGGTTTAACCAACAGATCTGAGCAATCTAggcaatattaataataataatcattattattatttaatcaaataatttaTGTCAGATATATCTCCTTAACAGTTCATACATTAGATTTGGCTTAACCAGATAACATCTACCTTATTTAGATGAAACTATTAATGATGGCACCGCTTTCTACAATTATCAACATATTACTGTTTGTTAGAAACACtacaaaagtgttttttcattattaataattttaaaagctATTGCGGGTATAAGGAAGTATGAATAAGAGAGCTAAACTGACATTGAGGCCTCCCCAGACATGTATGTATCATATAACAACATTAAGCATGCTACTGAAACATCCCAGTTTAAATTTAGCCTGGGACCTTTGTTGTATGTCATCTAATTTCTCCTATTTCCTGCTGGCATTTGTACTATACTGCAAAGAGAATTTGGTTGTTTATAACAAATACCCCCACAAGGCTATTAAATATACATTCCAAGGTACCATGTCACCAACCCTCTACTTTGGGAAGTTTTAAAGTGTAAAGTGTTTTGATAAATAATGTGCTGGACATTTATGAATGTTATTCTTTCCCTCTCTTTACACATCTTTCCACTCTAAATTTACCATCTATTGTAAGCCACGCGTTGGACAAATTAAAGTCCAAATATTCTTCTATCTTTACACAATAATTTTCAGGGAATTATCTTTTCCACTGTTGCCCAAAGAACTAAAAAAGATGGTGGATTTATTTAGTGGCAATCCTTTTAGaaactgttattttaaaataatagcataGATTACCTGACTGCATgaaggttgtttttattttatagggaGTAATTTGACTGTATGCATTGGGGTTTGGAAAggaactatttatttatttattttgtatttaatgaatgaaatatcTAGTCTCAGTCTgatacaattcaattcacttcttcaaagatactttattgatccccgaggggaaattagatgTATTTTTACGGTACAGACTTTCACATTGCGTAAGTACAATACAATCAATACCATGTTTGATTTACATTACAGGAACACTACAAGTTTAAAGTCCTTGAAATGAAATCTTCTTTTCAGTAGTCAGTTTTTCTGATAATGAGCTGTAAGAGGAGTCTCTCATGCAAAACCATGTAAAGTAAGCACTATAAGCAGTGACAACAGTCAAACCCTCTGGGCTGTAGCAAATATACCAGTCACATTATGTACCACATTTAGCACGTGAACAAGAACTTCTTTctaagttaaaaatattttggcgATGCAGTACTGAAAGGAGGGCATACCATGGCTCCAGCAGCTGCAAAAGATGTTTAACTGCATCTTAGAACAGTATCTCCTTCCTTTAAAGTTTCCTCTAAAGCCTGTTTCTTCACCCTAAAGAGACGTTTCCTGGGCAAACCATGTAGTTTACTAAGTGAGGCATGTAGCTCATTCCTGAAACTACAATATTTACAACTGGCAACTGAACTGCTTCCATTatctgttttaacatttttctgaattatagACATGTTAGCAACAATGGTTTGTACATTTTACAGCACCTTAAAAATGTATAAGGGCCAAGGCCTTTACACTGTAAATGATGTTAAACAATAGACCAGACCTGAGGATTTTAAGCCACATTCAGCACATACACCAAACCTGATACACTGCTTTAATTTTCTAAaacaggttttgtttttcaagtTGACTATTGTAGTTTCTGTGTTTGGGCAGTTACATTTAAGCCGATAGTTGAATATGGATCGGAACCTCCTTCATCTGTAGTGCGCTGACGCTATCATCCTGTTGATAATTTCACATAATGATTTCACATAAAATGCACATTATGAAAGGTAAACAATTGGTGTTATTCTCTTATGTAACTTTGAACGTAATGTAACCTTTTAATTTATGATGTGcatccaaaatatttttattgcagctgcaatgaaacattttaagaacATATACAATTTTTATTAGTCTTCATTTATtgctaaaatgtgttttttttccttatgtcAAAGGGTTTTGAGTTTAACTTACTGCCTAAAAATACTAGACTAAATACAATTGTATAGTCATTTCTAACATAAAATACACCGTCAACAGATGCCCAAACGAGAAATCTAAAGAACAGTATGCAGCTGTTACCTCAGTCATTTATATCATGAGGTGTAAAGTAGGATTGGTCCTAAAAGCAGCGACAGAGGAGGCAGTGACTGTAAGAGGAGAACCTGTTGAGAGTGCAGAACAGGAGAGAAATGGAACTTGAGAGAGGATGGCATTAATTATTTACAtcatgtttaataataaaatgaaccCATTCATACTCAATTGATTCAGATCAAAAAAGGTGCAGAGATTTTGTACACTATCCAGGCACTGAGCATGCTGTGCTCTAACATAAATCATCACACAACAAAGAagcttaattaaaaaaacatggcCACATCCCACAATTTCCACATTTTTAGCATTTCACAATGTTTTGCTTCATCAACCAATGacaatgttttgttattttatatcCTATGCCTCATTTTAAAATGGGTATACTTATTTTTATGTACACATTGTTCAAACCATGTTTCCTCAAAATACAGCATTAATAACTCAAACAGCTGGCCTAAaggtcttttaaaaaaatcttttgttcACCATTTACAAGCTACattgatgtgttttgttttttaaggaaaataataaactgtcaAAATCTGGAGAATGTTCAACTGCAGGACCTATTGGAGGCAGCCAAACAGGGAACCAAATATTCTTAACAACTAAATAGAAGGGGTGTGCACATATAGATCGACACATTTTGATGTCAGAATTATGTTTAATTGTGGTGCAACGgccagaaacaaacaaattccacatccttctttttctttttttttattttgacagagGAAACTCTGGGTCTCATGCAAAGCAAGATGAGAATTGTGTATGAGTAACATTACTAATGAAAATAATGTTCAAACAGTGCCCACATCTATGTTCAAGACTCAAACGTTTATACCTTAATATTACAAtaacaaataagaaaatatatttcagttagaCTGACTCAGACTTCATGCAAATTAAAAGGTAATACTGAACCTGGTGAAGTATTTAATAGCATTTATTAGACACTATAAGGACTCGTTAAACACGTGAAAtgtgacttttttgtttttttatatattcacTACTCACCCACTTCTGCTACCATTAATAATAAGAATCTAAAACTTTCTCACTCTTTTGTTGCATTGATTTGGTGTGGAAGGCTTCAAATGCTGTAGTATCTCCATGGACTGATTATCTGTTGTGGCTCATAAtacaaagcaataaaaacacatatttggatcctttttaaaatgaaaatggggATCAACTGTTTCTTAAATTTGCTTCCCCtcatttatacaggtccttctcaaaatattagcatattgtgataaagttcattattttccataatgtcatgatgaaaatttaacattcatatattttagattcattgcacactaactgacatatttcaggtcttttattgtcttaatacggatgattttggcatacagctcatgaaaacccaaaattcctatctcacaaaattagcatatttcatctgaccaataaaagaaaagtgtctttaatacaaaaaacgtcaaccttcaaataatcatgtacagttatgcactcaatacttggtcgggaatccttttgcagaaatgactgcttcaatgcggcgtggcatggaggcaatcagcctgtggcactgctgaggtcttatggaaggcccaggatgcttcgatagcggcctttagctcatccagagtgttgggtcttgagtctctcaacgttctcttcacaatatcccacagattctctatggggttcaggtcaggagagttggcaggccaattgagcacagtgataccatggtcagtaaaccatttaccagtggttttggcactgtgagcaggtgccaggtcgtgctgaaaaatgaaatcttcatctccataaagcttttcagcagatggaagcatgaagtgctccaaaatctcctgatagctagctgcattgaccctgcccttgataaaacacagtggaccaacaccagcagctgacactggcaccccagaccatcactgactgtgggtacttgacactggacttctggcattttggcatttccttctccccagtcttcctccagactctggcaccatgatttccgaatgacatgcagaatttgctttcatccgaaaaaagtactttggaccactgagcaacagtccagtgctgcttctctgtagcccaggtcaggcgcttctgccgctgtttccggttcaaaagtggcttgacctggggaatgcggcacctgtagcccatttcctgcacacgcctgtacacggtggctctggatgtttctactccagactcagtccactgcttccgcaggtcccccaaggtctggaatcggcccttctccacaatcttcctcagggtccggtcacctcttctcgttgtgcagcgttttctgccacactttttccttcccacagacttcccactgaggtgccttgatacagcactctgggaacagcctattcgttcagaaatgtctttctgtgtcttaccctcttgcttgagggtgtcaatagtggccttctggacagcagtcaggtcggcagtcttacccatgattggggttttgagtgatgaaccaggctgggagttttaaaggcctcaggaatcttttgcaggtgtttagagttaacttgttgattcagatgattaggttcatagcttgtttagagacccttttaatgatatgctaattttgtgagataggaattttgggttttcatgagctgtatgccaaaatcatccgtattaagacaataaaagacctgaaatatttcagttagtgtgcaaggaatctaaaatatatgaatgttaaattttcatcattacattatggaaaataatgaactttatcacaatatgctaatattttgagaaggacctgtatatctggaGGCTCTGCTCAATGCTTTGTGCTCATCACATTCCTAAAGTTCACTTGATTTATTTTGACTGGTAGGCAGTGTCATTATTTTATGTACAACGTTTTTTTAGTAAGACATATTAGAAGAGGATCCACACAGGGGTGAACATTGCATTGCAAGTAGATGATCAATGTTAAATACTGATAACATCTAAACATCAAATACAACCAAACAAAGTGTAAAACAGCAAAAGTGaagtacaaataaaatatagctTTTTCCCACATCacctggaaagaaaaaaaaggttttctaacTGAGGTTCTCAGTTTGGAGGTCAGTatactgtttgttttatgagggaagtttttgtttttgttcatcttGTGATCATCTTTGTGATACATACTGTTTGTCCTAGATGTTGTCATATGGCAAGATAAGTCAAGAGCAACAACCAAACAAAGGAAATAACATACGACAAGTTCTAATAAATGCACTAAAGCCAACATACCTGGCTGAGCCAAATATCtccattaaacacatttttactaATGACACATTTAGCTctgtgtttaataaaaataatcattggagctacatacaaacatacattttatgaaAACCTGGAGGAAATTAGCAACATTCATACCAGGGACTGCAATCACTGTGTGAATTTAGGCTTGTCTTATTAGGAATTTATGTAATCAACTGAAACATGAAGACAAGAGATTGCTAAAGTTCCAGAAACCATTTATTGTCAATTGAACCAACAGTGCATTCCCTCCAAACTTTGTAGGTTTATAAGTAAGACGTTATAGATATTTTTCCCATGCAAATCTAGTCATAAAGATCCCCATATTCTATGCAAAACTAACAATGCATTTCAAATTATTATGCTACTTGTGCTATTAGCCAATTATCTTTTTTAGTGACAGAATGTTATTTCCAATGATATATTTATACACAAAAGATTAATGACGagtgatgcaccaatcaatctGCCATTGATCAATATCTGTCTTTTTCCCCTTGATCACAACCCTGATTTATTTTGAGAAATAACATGTAATACAATTGGCCAGAGGAACATTTCCTTTTCAATAACTGTacgataaataaacaaaaaacataaatcaaaatgtttatttccaaAGAGTAAAGATCCAGGTGATCTATTGTGACAGTGGGTCATAAGGATTAAAATTAGATGGCAAGGGTTGTAACAAACAACTGGGGTCAACAAAAAGAGTGAGTTTTAATGTGATCTATTGGCTTTAGTAAAATCTAGCTTTAACAAAGGACTTTTGATAGATTGCAAATGTGGATTCTGAAGCATTTTCATCTAGTCTGAAAGATCTTTCCTGAAGGGACATCACTTAGATGGGTATAAACATGATGCAGATTAAACAGATGGAGATTGTTGCAGCTGCAAAGGGTTAAACCTTACATGTTTGGGGAAGAATTTAACTCTGATAATGCACAAGCTATGACTGATGGAAATGAAGATGTCAAGGCTGAAGCAAACAGTAGCATTCATAAAAATCCTCTTAAGAACCTGGTATTTATATTCTTATTTTAAGTTCTTTGTTTAATTGCTTATTCTGCATGTTTGCCACTCATAAATGCCATATTGTGTTAATATTGCCTCTACTAGTGAAAACAGCAGTCTCAGAAATACTAAACAAATCCAATATAAAATACCAAGCACTCTACATAGTGAGTAAACAGAGTGAGGCACctatatttttctatttgtgcTTAAAAGAAATGGTTGCTGGATCTTAAGTGGATATTTGTTCGTTCACCACAGAGGATCATATTTAACATGCAGGCGTTGTGGAGCTAACTAGTTTCACTGGAgctgttgttttattgttggAAGCCATGGTGGATGATGCAGCAGTTCATCCTCTCTGTTTCTCTTCACAAATTACTTTCCCATGTTTTTTGCCGCCATTTTATCTGGAAAACTATGCAATATTCTAAAGAGTTTTGTTGCAGCTATATAGAGGTCGAATAAAACCAAATAAGAATACAAATAGTGGCATTTTGGGTGAACTGGGTGAATCTGTAAACTAGGGCATTCTGTGATGTCTCAAAGTTATCTACACAGAATATGGAATTTCTTTAGGTGGGTTTGTAAAGGTATGTTTCATCCAGTTAAACAATGATTACCATTGAAATATTACTATGGCATTTTGCTTTAAAGAGGGCAaggaacatttatttattttaagtttgatTGATCTAAACCAAAGTCTGACCTGTAAGTTTAATTGATTACCTTACACAAATGAGTTTGTATGTGTTGTATTTCATAGTAAGAAAGATTTAATTAGCAGGTTAgatctaaaaagaaataatattagTATCAGACAGTAAAAGGTTTATTGGTGCATCTATATTTGTGAAATTTATACAAAATCCCATAGaattagaatattttaaatgaaaatacatcAGTGTCTGCCATATTTTCATAAATACTAAATATCTCAGTAAATCTCCACTGTTTCAAATTCCTATATGGTGATCTTTCACTTAGATATGTCAGGGAAACAtcctcacctcacctcacctcccCACCCCCTCCTTCCTTTCAACTGGGGCAGATAAAGTGCACAAGTCATCACCTCAAACCCACTAACTGCTGCCTTCCTTATGAGGGAGACACCTCTGCCAAGGGCTACAGGGCAGCGCCAGCAGCAGGAAGAGGATTCCACCCACAATCAGAACAGCGCCTGCACAGCCGATACATGACACAGACCAGGAGAGCTCATGGTGGAGAGGAATAGTGTGGTCACTGGCCAAAAAAGATAGGACAGACTGGTGGAAAACCATGAGAGACAGGAGCACCAGAACACCTGTGGGGGGTAGAGAGCAGCGCCAGGCATGAGAAGTTACAGTGTTTAATGCAAATAATGCTTAGTTTAAAAATTTCATATTAACTCGACCAGTCTGCAGCTACCTTTACTGACCTGACAGAATAAAGCATATAGATGCTGGCTTCAGGAAGAACAGGATCTCTTTACTGAGAGACATGGTGATGCAGATGGCCCCCATCAACATCAGGAAAAGGCTAAACAGGGCCAACATTGCTGCAGCCACATTCAAATCTGATCAGAAGAAGACAAATGCTCATTAAAGTATAACAAATCAACTACTCCAActatatttatcaaaattaccACATGGAGGCCTACAGAGTGAGAGGGATGTGGCACCAATGTGATTTATATGTACGTCTGTCTTTCTCTATTCAGTCTATGGCACTGtgtaattttaataaattatgaagctgccagagaaaatgaGAGGTTAGACAGCAGCCCAGAGACACTCAAACAGTGTGGGTGGAATACATATTTAACACTCAGAGGGCAGACAATAGTGAATATGAAAGAGTGAGGCAAAGAGGAAGGAGAGCacagaaaacaacaagaaagagAGGGATGGAGATGAACGATGGAAGGACAAGGGGAGCAAAGGCGAAGgaccaaaaacataaaagaggTAGGTATTTAGAGGTATGTAGTAAAAACGACTAAAAGGAGGAAGTGGGTAGGTAAGGTGGGACATTATGTAACTCACTCTTCTCTGTTGTCTTCTGAAACATGACAGTATTTTCCCCTGTGGTGAAAAATTTGAAGGAGGTGCAGTTGGATTCTGCAGCAGAGAAAGGACAGAGGAGGAAGAGCAGACACTGTAATTGACATGGACACGAAAACTGCCAGGTAATGTGCGCTGGCTGCAGGCAATCTTGATGAACATCTTATTGAAATTCAAGGACCCACATCTCACTTCTTCCCTCACATCCCACCCCAGTAAATTCTATTTTAATTCTTCTCTATCAACTATAATCTGCTGTGACCATCAATGATGGGCTCAAGGTGACAACCCAAAGCCTCCTGTACAATCTGTTTTCTGCTGTTCGGATGATGTGTTACAGCAAAAAGAGTTTGCTGTCAAATTGATTCTGACACCTCTATCTGCTCCCTTGCACATTTGCAAACACAACTAAGCAAACAAGTACACACATCACTCTCAGTTTGTTAAAAGCTTCATCCTCAAAGTGttctgctgtgtgtttttcaTATCTCAACAGTCATCAGAGTTTCAGAGAGCCTGCTGCACAGTTGGGAAAATTCAAAtcctgacataaaaaaaaaagaaacaaaacgtTTTTTTGGGCCCTGGAGTACTTTCAAATTAGCCCCACTgctttaaattttcacatttgcATTGGGAGGTACTTTACACAAAAGCCGGTGACTatttacagtcatatttaataaattagaatatgcctTCAGATGaagctcgtttgtcagattaacaGTACCGATTGAAAATAACAACTTTTAAGAAgcttttaaacatacttttcattttcatttcagtattatgttttttattggtctgttgtaatattctaatcttaaatgtaatgttttcatgagctgaaagCAGACAATAACCATAATTAATATACTTAAAGACTTGAAAAAagtctgtgtaattaatctgtGTTTCACATAGTGAATTcagttacataaataaatagatttttaaataCAACTCATACTTATTGAATTAATCTGTATATGGAGAATGAATGTAGCGATTGGTGCATCACCAATAATCTTGCTGTGTTAACGTAATAAGAACAGAACGTTTTAAAGCAATTTCTGTCAAAGTAactaaataatgaaaatgtaagcaatgtaaaaatatatcaaacaatttaataaacCTTTGCAATAGTTCAACTTTTTACAATgctttattgttattttgggCTGTTATTCCAACTAGAACGTCCATTCATAAAACGTGTTTGAAACAGAAAGACATTGCTGGTGCCGAGCCCTTGCCATCCATTTCTTGCCCAATGCAAATGTGATGATCATTTAAAGGTTTAGAAAAACCACCAGGAAGTGTTTTTTAAGCTGGTAGAGGTCAATTTAACATTCAGCATCTGGTTCCAACTGGTCTAGAATTATACCATAATCTGTGATTTCGTACAATTATATGATTCTTTCCTAAAGATGAactcttttcattttgttcAGCTGTGATCTCGTGATCATTTTCATGAGACAAAATAGTAAGCAATTTCAGAATTTTTGAAGCAAATCTGTAAAAATTCTTGCAGCTAAAACATTATAGATTTGACTGTAAAGGCACCCTAGTCAGAACTTCAAGCATCATTGTACCtgatctgaaaacaaaaatgggataAATGGGCCTGACATGGTTACAGTTACTCAGCCAGTTAGTGAGCTAAACTATAAAGACAAATTGCTGCCACACTGTGAGCCAGACATAATTTATCTGGCCAGAAAGTCAGGAAGACTACTCAGACAAACCCTCTTACTCCCTCAAACTGAGCTGTCCAACGGGTCAGTCAGATGGCCTGTCAATCTTCTGCCCAAACCTCACTCCCTCAGAACATATCAGGCAGCATTACAAAATCCCCATGAACCATACTAGTAGTCAGATATATTTTAGTCACCTCCAGGCAGCTCTGCAGGTCCACAGCTTTCACGTTCTGGGTCGATATCAGCCACCCACAGGGTCTTGGTGCACCCCTTCCACAGACCATAGTGAGCTGTCAGGCAAGTctgcaaaataaacaacaaagaacACAATATGAACAGCAGTGTTACAGCAACTGATTGGTCAGTTGGtgttgtaagaattatgattattgattaattaatatttatcaagaattataatttaaaatcataatttgaaaaacatttatttctcaaccaaaaatcattacttacgaatagaaatcaaaGATGTTATaaggtgttgtgattatgggctcaaagctctttaataattacaattagctattcatcattaataattgataaatgattaactaaaaccacaaaatatcactgtttattcaaccgcttcaccaaaggtggaggaacttcgaccttgttttgacagataaatcactcttgcacgaaataaacacaaacgcttctcttaattatatatatgaagatttattgaagccaaataattctgatataccattattctagtccaaaaaccttcccctaactaacaagcaccattctacacaaagggaataaaaataacttcctaacaataataaaaaatgaaaatatatgcacatttagtgtctatgaagatcaaaccagcagttttatggacaaaatgtgcaatttgggttaaatgcaaagagaagtcctcctggtgctgatgtctcgattgcagcaatCAGCTGTTAAAATGGTGgcgccacgcccctttagcagTACaactgattgccccaaatctcgaacaaagagtcataaacttCTGAGGTGGGaattcagtggaaaaactccagaaataaaactggaacaaaggagtggtcaggcgaggcccaggcCACAGTTGcgttgaatgaaaaacttttaaaagtccaccttctaactcctggctgatttgggatcagccggacaaaaagatgaaca
This genomic window contains:
- the LOC124879023 gene encoding voltage-dependent calcium channel gamma-6 subunit-like — its product is MWSTFFVTDEEGRTVVPGTAGAGGMVAPGGPPQGAGGLASLMGGRSTFGGNKRRRTTSAGHAISEAQEGKIKLAFFVAIVGVILTVLGVGTEFWVELAPPKNFYNNQTCLTAHYGLWKGCTKTLWVADIDPERESCGPAELPGESNCTSFKFFTTGENTVMFQKTTEKNLNVAAAMLALFSLFLMLMGAICITMSLSKEILFFLKPASICFILSGVLVLLSLMVFHQSVLSFLASDHTIPLHHELSWSVSCIGCAGAVLIVGGILFLLLALPCSPWQRCLPHKEGSS